The DNA window GAATGACTATTGCGAAGATCACTGCTGCTAGTTACGGTAGGAGAGAACTGGTCTTAGCGCAGACGGTTACTGTAGGGCGAGCTGCGCAACAGGCAGTGATAGGAATCGCCCCGTAAGACCCACAAGTTCCAGGGACTAAAGAACAAGAGAATGCGGTGACTTTTAAAAAGAttggaaaatccagaaaggTGAGATGTCGTTAGTTTCAGGTAGATCACTGTAGCAGAACAGCTACATGCGGCGTGGAGATTTTGTTGAGTATGCATGTGTGGATGGTCTGCGTGTCTAGTGCTTCGGGAAGCTCAGAGCGCAGAGAAACTAGACATGCGGGCGCCTACAGAACGTGGGAAAACACAAATAGCAGCTATAGCGAGTTGGCTGCCGCATCCTGGCATCACGTCGTCGTTGTGAACCAGGAAGGAAGAAGTACTTCGTGCATGGCTTTGAAATGTTTATGGTCAGCACCACGAAAAAAACCAACGGAAACCCGCGACCAATTCCGGTAGTGGTTTAACTAAATGACTACCTGAAGCGGTGCTTCCTGACCCTCTCCCCTTCTCAGGATCGTTTAACAGTTAATAAGCTTCTGATCGAGCCGAGCTAATCAGCTGACTACAGCGCCATGCTCTGGCACAGGTCCAGCTCGTTCGGCTGTGTCTCCGCGTCCGCCACACTGTCTTCTCCCGCGGGCACGCATCATTTATCAGACCGCAGGCCATTCGTCTTTATGGACAACTATCCCTCTCGGCCTTCTCGCacagacaaaaacaaaaacaaacaaaaaaggagagaagtaGGATGAGTCGAGAGAGGATCGATATGGTGAGACAACGTTAGAAGCAACGTTGTCACGACAACGTTGTATTCTGGAGCACCATCGGTGGTTATTCGTAATTTAATCTCAAAACGTGAATGGCGTCACTAGATTTTACGtagtttattttaattttattttgattttactttcttttattttttttattttacctaCGATCCGTAGATGTGGCTGAAGAGCGGTGGTAACATTACTTAATGACCTTGGAACATTTAAGAGGTTGCTGTAGAATCACATATGTACATCAGTGCACGTTTAGGACATGTACACGAATATTTTTGCCGTCTACGCTCCCTGCAAGTTTTAATATGTGGACTGTTAAGAGAAGTTGCGCGTTTGTTCTGGCCATCCTTTTGGGACTGTTTTGGTCCGATGTGGGTGCAATTGTCCTCATCGTAGTTATAGATTTACGTTTATAACCTACGATGAACTTAATGAAAATTAGTACTGGTAAAGGCGTATTGCTATTTTAATTCTGATTCAGGGCTTGTTTGTGAAGCACTTATTCTTGGTAATTCCAGGGAGCTGAAATTCCATACATATGAAGATTTGTCTCCAAAAGTTAATTCTTAAGTTTGAAAGTCCGAAAATCTGGAATTTATTCGCACTCTCAAAAATTCCAAGTCTTCGTTATGAGGAAAACACcgcttttcgttgtttttcttgtcttctAAATATGCTGCGATGGTTTTTCGCCCATCTTTAACAACccaaaaaaacccaaaaaaatattatatatatatatatatatatatatatatatatatatattgcgTTCACTGAAACCAGGGAAAAACAGCGGATTCGCTTAAAAGGTTCCTAGTCGGAGAGCACCAAAGCTTCCCAAAAAATATATTGAGCATACCCAAGATATTAGAACATATGGAGAATATTTAAGCACATATATAACATACACATGCGTACATGCATGTAAATACATAGGCACTGTTTAATAATTATATggtaataatgaaaataaaaatcatgtAACGATTCTCTGCTAACCTAGTATTTCTTGAAGGAAACACTCGAAACGTGTTCAATAAAGTTTGTCGAAAATTTCCAGCATGGAAATAAAAGTAGTGACGGTGAAATAATTGATTGCAAGCAAACATCGCATATTGCAGTTCTCACAGATATTTAGCTATTGTGCGAGTGGGCTAACTGCTGAGacaaaatttttactttcGGGAACTGATGCCGAGGAGTCAAAATcggttgatgaaaaaaaatctgggatgattttacaaagaaattattctttttttttaaatattttactgtttatttgttattacaATTACATTCATTAGTCGTATTTAtgcttattcatttgttttatttattcatttattatcgTATTTCTCTTTTGCCAATACCTTTCCAGGAGGTACAACAGACGAAAATCAAATTATGAGCTAAGCTCGAGAGCATGAGTATCCAATGCTTGAGTAAATGCGTAGTTGTCCAAGGGAAGGTCTCATATCCTAGCCGAACTGCTGGAATGCCGTATAGAACAAGAGACCGAACGACTAGGTAGTCTGATGTACAGTGATCGCTTGAAACGTAACTTGGTGATGACAATTTTTGTTGGTGTTGTGTacttttttgctgaaattacCAGTGAAAACTGTCTCATATCATAGTAATTACAACTTTTATGAAGTTGTTCTGATTTGTATTCCTTTAGTTCTACGTTATCGGACAACGAAATTCTCACATTTAAGTCATCAGCTAACGCTTTTGGTTCCAGAGATAACACAGATGGGGTTTCCGGCGTCTTTTCTGGACATTCTTAGAGGTTCcattttttgttcgaaaattaCAAACTTTCTTTAATCCTAGCGATGACTGTTCAGTATATGGACACGGCATTGAGAGACCAAGAAGctttggtagaaaaaaaacgatattaAAAACAATGATATAGACAATATTGGTAAAATGGAGACCTTAATGAGCATTTTGATCCATTTTCAGAGGATATGTAGAAGAAAACTCATAAAACTcttaaactgttttttttttcttttggtggccgaaacaacaaacaacctTTGTTCAGACGATGTTTTTGTCGATTTGAGACTTAATTTTGATGTGTAAAGCGACCGAGGACAAAGTGGCGAAGCGTGGTGACGCCAGGAAAAACCGAAAGAGCCAGCAGCCTATACgacgaaaagatgaaaaaaagccGCATTCTCGTCACCTTTGAGTTAAGGGATTGGCAGTTCGCCGGCACTGcacatgtatgtatatgtaggTCTATTCGTGGATTCGCATACTACTCATTTTCTCCTACGACGCCTCACATCATCAAACATTTAATCATTCGAGTGCTAATGCCCCCGCGGCCTACGGCTTGACCAATGGCCGATCTATAAGAGGGCGAGCAAAAGCCAAAGGCAAGTGTGCCTCGAGGGCACCACATGTATAGTATGTCGTATATATAGCTGAAAAGCCTACAGCGAGAATTTCAGTATATTAAAAagtagaggataaagtgtctagcataaatcaatccgcttgggatgcgccaccacgttcgcttcaattcagaatcgtttgtggtttTACGAATGCGTAACTAGCCTACACGGTAACTTGcagaggctagccgatgtatcaaatcagtgtttttcctCCCAAAAAGTCTGCTACCAAATTATCGACCACCTCAGGAATAAAAATCTCAGTTGGCACCAGtccggaatcgaacctccgatcgatcatgctacAGCGGACCAACTGCCCCACCGGGACACAAATACCATTCAAAAATAGCTTGTAGGGCACATTGGtcccaaacaaaaaatttgtgTGGAAATTTATCTTACCTTTTATCATAGAATTATTACATAGTGCTTATTTTCGTTTGTGTACGTAAGTGTATGTTACATatgtgcttaaaggcatcaccccacgaatctgaggtagtgcagatttcaggtggagtgttcgtatacaggatgggagactacggagaagggggtgattccgtccatttcttcctgattgccgtaaaatacggcccggaaaatacggcttcattcgttttggggcaccattttgtacaagaggttcgattggagcgcgccagtcttgtgcggcgccgcatcttctgggccgttttttacggcaattagcaagaaatggacggaatcacctccctctccgtagtctcccatcccgtatacgaatactccacctgaaatctgcaccacctcagattcgtggggtgatgcctttaaattgctTAAACATTTTTCATATGTTTACATATATGCTTATATCTACGTATGTACACGTATATTTATTCCAATTGTACAGGAAAAACACCGCTCCCctttttccgatttttgcaaaatgactCCTTTCCAACGATAGCAAAGCAATAATCCCACTGCATAACACAGAAAATCCAGCTTCAGACTGCTGCATCAGCAtagactttaaaaaagaatgcgTTCTCAGCTTATAAAGAATTTGTCTACTGAAAAATAAACGtaattcatatttattcatattcatattcatatctGTCCATTCCTATTTCCAAGTGCGAAATAGCAAAGAGCAAAGGCTATAGCAAAATATGTAGCGAACTTAGACTTTTGAGTGGTCCtaaatccaaaaagaaaacatataaaAGTTCAAGAAACCCAGTACAGATTTCGTCCACTGAAGTATAAGCGAAAAGTACAGGAAAGAggaattttaggaaaaaaaatcctataaaaTAAGACAAGTTACCAAATAAATGGTAAGTTGTGATCCTGCAATTATCCATTCATTAGTTTGTTATCCCCAGATCCACCgacagtaaaaataaaaaaggtaaGAGCATGGTGAGCTCCAATGAAAATTGCATAAATGATTTTATAGACACTTGCAGCGTGCAGAAACCTAGTGCTATGAGAAATTTTGGgtgagaaataaaatctaacggttaattccagaaaattggcCAAAGCTAAGATCGATCGTCGGAGAAACTGCCTGAAGACGGTGATAAGAGCACGATGGCGTCAGCACATAACAATAGAAACACAAAACCGACCGGTGATGAGTCCTCCGTGTGCCCGACAGCGAGCTAAAAGACAGGACGTGGCACCGGCAAGAAAGCGAAAATTGCTTGCATTGATGAATTCTCGGAGAATTCAACGGACAGGAATGATGATGGCACGCAAATTATGCAGAATTTTTCGACTATTTCTACTTCATTCTTCActagattctttttttacgtttcttCCACGCACCTCAAACCTCTGCCCTTTCCTTCGTTGtctgttctttctttccagACTTTCTCCAAACCAACTACAAACTAGGAATTGACAATTtagtagatgttttttttgagcattttCGCAATCGAACTGATTCTTTTGTGCTAATGCTCTGATTAGTAAGCAAACTGTTGTTTGACTCATATAACGAGTCACCATTCTAAGAGGTGCGGAAAGTTTTGACAGATTCTCATCAAGCATTGTGTGCCGAATTGTCATACCCATGACAGTCAACCAAGACATGAATGGAGAATGTAAGGCCCTGTTTCAAATATAGAAAGTTAACTATGGTATTTGATGGGGGGGAGGAAGTAGGTCTatgcatcaagtcagtgtttttatcctcatcgacaagtctggcactagtctatcgaccccggagggatgaaaggcttggtttgcactaggccGGAATCGAACCGAACGATCAGATTGGagccacattttttctttttcatccagATATTTATTATCTCAAAAAACTCCACGAAAATATCTGTATGCCTAACAATGTGACTGTGTAGTCGTCTGACAATCACATGCTTAATTTGTATAGATTTCATTTCATCCGCACAGGATAAGTTGCGTATAAttattacttttaattttaggCCCTATTAGACTGAACCCTTCTATAGATCCTAAGCGGAACCGGGTTATAAAaacaattgagaagaaaagaaaagttcatGAGTTAATGAAGTTCAAATTGGGgtagtttcttttaaaaagtgactgtataaattgaaatttttacttaATTCATAACAATTCGGTGAGCAAAGGTCAGTTTCACAAATATTAAATATGGCATGCGTACGCGAAATACTAAATATCATGctccttcttttctgaaattttgtgaCAGCGGAGCAAACACAGGTTAGGCTATCAATTATTACAACACAACTGTCAAAACCGAGATAATTATCTAACCAGCATTGGAGAGTAATGTGCACCCAATCTTTTAGTTACTTGAACTGTGCACAGTATCCGAAGAAGGTTCTTCGCTAGTGCATCAGCTTCACGAATTGTCCTCATTCTGAATTCGTGATGTGAAACTTCGTACCACTGAGGTTGACGTAGCGGGAGAAATCCGAGAGCTGTAATGTCATTATCATAGAATCATCAATCATCGCTGTTTTAGGAGAATGAAATACAATGAATTAGAGACGTCCTACACTAGAGCAGACGTTGAAGTGACATgagaatttcctctttttcccgTGCTCATCATTTCATCAGTTAGTAACTTTTCCACCTTTGACATCAGTTctctaaaaaatattttttatgaaGCGTTACGATCTTGGCTGGAAGATAAGGAaagtttttattcattatttgatTAATATCTATTCAATTATAATAGCTTAGCATTTGTAACTGTTTTTActaatttaattataatattaaGCATCTGTATCAATACCGATTTCGTCTGTTCTCTCTTTCCCGTAATTTAATCccataatattttctttccatcaGCTATCAAAATTTCCGTAGAAACAGCTAATAATTTCATAGGAAAAATCcagcagaaaaattaattttaaggaTCACCTACACTGAATTACTAGTTCTACGTAATggtacaaatgaaaaaaaaacccttttgaTCCTTTTTGCATAAGATAGAAAATGTGTTCTCAGCAAATAAAATAAGCTTCAGCCATTTCCGACGTTATCCTTCGAGTCGCCAATTTATTTCAGTTGATACAATAGTGATATAATACAGTAATCAGTAAGTAGTAACCACTTCACTCACGGCGACATCCGTCCACTGAGCTGAGAACCAAGCTGTTTTAAGATCCTTGCCCTCGGATCTGCATTGTTTGACGTGGATTCGCTGGGTATTTTTACTTCGTGAACAACAGCTGGTAATGTACTGCTCACCACTGAAATAAGCTCTACTTTAGCTTAATATTAATTGATATTATGCACTGTGGAAACAGTAACAGTGAAATAGTTTTCCCTTACATTCTTCAGGGTTAATTTCTGCAACACTTTAATGTTACGCATTCGAGACTGAAATTAGCGTTGTCTTATTGTCGAAAAGAGGTgagtacaaaaaataaaacataaaatgcTACTGATGCACTGATTGATCATTAGCACATTGGCTGAACGTTTGATACCCACACGATTATAATTAATGATTTGTGAGGAAGACTACGTATATGGCGCTTATTTCCATTCACGCACACAAACTTCAAACactggaaaatttcgaaaaccaCACTAAGCTACCTGAGGAAATCCCATCGTCGATTTGCGAAGGCTGGGCGAACAATTGCTTTGATACCTCGTTTCTAGGCCGTACCTTTAAATGCGTTGTAAGAGCCAAACTATTCCGAGTAAGTGAAGTAGTTCGAAGAggatgaaattgaccacaccGACTTTTTTCTGTGAGCGAAGAGACTCACATATGAACAGTTTGTCGttcaaaatgataaaaatctCTAGCAACAGATGCACACATGGAGTGTCTTCTTTAAATAACGTTTGAGATAGTTCATAAACGACTCTTCGGCAGGAATGACTAAGACCTTACTTTGAAGATGGAATGGAATAAAGTTCCTACCTGAAGCGAAGCCCTAATTAAATCCACTAGTAATACACATTTGCTAactccttcatttctttcgcttcagaaaaactgtttttatGTCTGGAAATTGTATGATTTGGTTGATTACAATGCGAAGAGACTGTTGCTATGAGCGAATAAAGCGTCGCTACctcatttagaattttttaagaaaatttatgaaaagaattttaagaaactttttttcagaattgagAATTCCTAAGCTATGCAGCGACGACGATCAAAATTTTGTCACTCCTCAACAAGTCCATTACTAACGCCACAAATAGATGATATAATCTGCCTCAAAGTATCTTCGTTCGAAAGTGCTCTCAGAAAACAGTACGACAATATCAACACGATACAATGAAAGCGAAATTTGAGGGGAGGGTGAACGGGTGAGAATGATATCTTTTTTTGCGTCGCTGATTTTGTCGCTCTTATAAAATCAAGCATCAGCTAGAGAGAAGCTTGAGGACCAAATTCGACGAAACGAGTAAAATATGTACGTCCGTTTTGCAgttaattcgaaaaaaaagatatgttCATGTGTCTTCGCGGCCCCATAAATGCTCGGAGCAAACCTATACTATCTTGTACGCATGCACATTGTAGGTAGAAAGATTAGCACGAAAACACCCTCCACGTTTGAAGTTTGACAGGGAGAAACAGTTGGCTTGGTTAGCAAGAGCGCGAAGTACTGCCGTGTCAAAACGAGCTGCAGCTCGGTGCAGACCGTGAGCGTTCTCGGCTTGAAGGACGCGGTGGAGTTAGCATCTGCGACTGAGGTGAGGCCTTGCTCATCTGTGCAGTCCGCCTGCAACAAGAaatggtcccgcctcgatcgtAGTCAGTAGCCCCActgtgccgcttcgagcacagctgcttacgcgactgcaccttgcttcatgttgttttgactctactgtacGTTGCTATACTGGATACTGAACTATACTGGATTACCATAATGGACTTTTCAGCCCTACAAAACCTACGATTATCTATAGtttaaatattgcaaaaaatggTCCTACTCTGGTCTCCGAGACTGACAGCACTCTTTCATTCGCTTGCGAAGCAGCGTTAGTCGGATAACGGTTCAGCTTTATTGGAGCCGATGTCGTCGGTTCAGCAGTGGAAGTTACTTGAACAGCCTATAAACAGCGCTGTTGCCACGATACATATGCACACCttaatgttttgtttatttgatccCTGACGACGTTTAAAACTTGCTTCAGAGACACAGTTAGTTACCCTTTTATTCAAAACTGATTCAACTTCTACAAGTTACAGCAATTCTCTCCATTTATATCCAGTGAAGCTATCTCCTACGTATCCTCAACAAGCAAACGATTGACCATATTCTTTAAGGTTCCGGTGCAAAAATTATAATCAAAGAAATAACTTTACTGTTGgaacatttgttttctttcatcgtTAGGCTAATGGTCACGGACAGataacaaaacattttttccattttgcaagCTTAACAtactttttgcaaaatttcttggCAAAATAGCGCTGTTTATGTATATAAACTTCTGTAAAATGCGAAATCCTGCAATCTTTATTCTGTCAATATTATTCACTTTTCGAATTTATTCTGTGGTTTTTCTGCGCTTGTCATTCCTTTTGCTCTACGCGCATACTACTGTTATCTCATTCTACTTCTTAGAAGAGTAGAGCAATGCTGATGAAAATATATTAGCTTTGCTAGCTCCTTTAGTAGCCAGAAACATTCTTACAAATTGTTTCGTATGGTCAAAGATACTCTCTAATTTTCCATCATAAAGATCGCCAAGCGCGGGCTGCAGCGGTGCTCCACTGCGCGACGTAATTCATTCCACCGTCGTCACCGTACAGAGTGGGCACCAATGAGCGGGTGtgaacaaagaagaacatCTCCAGCCGTACCACTGGTTATGAAAGAATATTTGGAGAAGAAGGTAGCCGCTGTCCCAGAAGCTACACAGCGGCGTGGAGAAAAGACTCTCCTGATCAGATTTTGCCCATATTCCAAGGACATGTGTCTCCTCGTCCCGCAGTGGCTGGTGTTAGACTCCGAACAATTTCGTATTGCAGTGTGTATATATGAGGTGGGctattttttaaggtttttttgtgACGTAGAGTATACGCGTGCATCTGAGGATTGgctatatgtatatatacaaatACGAAGGTGGTTGCAGCTTATGTACACCGCACGAGTTCTTGAGCCTTTAGTTAAATGTACGTCACTTTTTTCGAAGCGTAAGAAACGGcattttccacgccgtttttttacgaagatTGGGAAAGGGTGAGCGGAATTGGGTCCCACAATACACTGCCTGAACTCcacgctttcgctgtgggttctgcaccacgtcaaaatcgtgatacactgcctttaagaaagtgTTTAGAAGACGTCTCTAAGTACTGTGTGAAATGTTCGGTTACACAGTCTACTCCTCCGCCATCTATTCCTGTTTCATACTGCACTTGATATATGAGTAATAGTTTGAAATGGAAGAAAGTTAGAATTTGAAGTAATTGTATCTACAGTATCTAATTTGGGGCTCACTTTAAATGTTGGAGGAGGGTGTGTAATTGTTAATTCAAGAAGCACTTGTGTTCCAGAGCGCGGTATGCTCTGTAAAATATGTGATTAACCGTGAAGTACACAGGAGATAGTATCTTGAAGTCGAACAATTTTCTGAGGCCATAAGAAACTCACagaattgaaataattctATATTTACCACTGATAACGTCTCTAATCCTTTGCTTGGCGCTGctgaagaaaataatggaatgtTCTTCGAAGATGCCTGCACTCGATGAGGAACTCGTTGAGTAGTTACTCTAGAAAGGATGTTTGCGCATTCCACAACGAAATAATACATGAGAGTTGCTAATGCTTTGCTTATTACGTTACACTTAATAAAGTACCTTGGAGGAGTCGGAGACGGCAACGACATAGTCAGCATGGGGAAAGAAGGCTCTTCTTCCGTAGTTTGCGACATGTCCTTGTAGTCCGGAGAATAATCAGTGGGCTCCATCGGTGCACCGGGGTTCGGATTAGACGAAAAAGAGCTGGAAAACGTGAATATTCTTTTATAAACGATGAGATTTCCAgttattctttcttattcttatagAATATTCTTTTATAAAGGATGAGAGTTCCAGTTGGGGCTTTTTAGAACTGTCTTTTTAGCGTTTCAACTTGTAATCCTTCACCGAATGATTCCGTGAAATACGCTTCCTTGTGTATTTGTTGGCCTGTGCGCCTCTCTTCACTTCATagacctttttttctctaacggCTGGAAATTGCGAGTCTTCTCTCATGAATtgtcctttaatttttaaaaagtttcaataaaactgaattttaaaagaaccTATTCCTACAATTAGCCTTCAAAACAACCTCACATCGAAGACTCCGAATGACCAGCTTCAACGCCTATCTCACAGTGGAACTCATCCGACCCGTCGCTGCACTGCGGCACACCATCACAGACCGAAAGAAGACCATGTTAAGAAGTAGCAAAACAACTTTTCTGCAAACGCTTACCTGCGTTATAGGAATTTTTTCACGACGTGATTGGCAGGTAAATTCTCGCTCGTTTGGAGTTTTCCTGAAACAAGATCGTGGAGCACATGCAGTGAGTCTGAATGACCAAGAAGACGCACTTGCAAAGCATTTCATCCTCACCATGAGGACAATGTCGCTTGCCATCGCATCTTTCTTCGTTGAGAATACATTCGCCACTTTTCGAGCAGTGGAAGAGTCCATTCCCACAAACTGTAAAACGAATCTCGGACTTTTATTTGAacttatattatatatgagaagaagaactaa is part of the Necator americanus strain Aroian chromosome V, whole genome shotgun sequence genome and encodes:
- a CDS encoding hypothetical protein (NECATOR_CHRV.G17331.T1) — protein: MEEAGLFKTTLGQFLGYGCSPEFYHCRWQSDGFRTYRKLCKTGLVYDVIGTQNCNYDYNVKSCGISGGVPATCNSTSFHCSLSEQCVPLSQRCDGRYDCSLEEDEQNCPLCAADDFACIVSEQCIGANRRCNGIAECSDGTDEMNCDVCGNGLFHCSKSGECILNEERCDGKRHCPHGEDEMLCKKTPNEREFTCQSRREKIPITQCSDGSDEFHCEIGVEAGHSESSISFSSNPNPGAPMEPTDYSPDYKDMSQTTEEEPSFPMLTMSLPSPTPPRVTTQRVPHRVQASSKNIPLFSSAAPSKGLETLSVSIPRSGTQVLLELTITHPPPTFKAVQVTSTAEPTTSAPIKLNRYPTNAASQANERVLAEKSIMVIQYSSVSSIATYSRVKTT